One Candidatus Cardinium hertigii DNA window includes the following coding sequences:
- a CDS encoding IS1634 family transposase: MVEDILTIDQAKLSKGRFILATNQLDKEELPDQELLSTYKEQSVTESGFKFIKDHTFEVDSIFLKKPTRISTLMMVMTLCLMVYSIAQYYLRKELVSSNETILSQSGYATNRPSMQWVYRLFHGIHVI, from the coding sequence TTGGTAGAAGATATACTTACCATTGATCAAGCTAAGTTAAGTAAAGGACGGTTTATTTTGGCCACTAATCAATTAGATAAAGAAGAGCTGCCAGACCAAGAACTTTTATCTACTTATAAAGAGCAATCGGTTACAGAATCAGGCTTTAAATTTATCAAGGACCATACTTTCGAAGTGGATTCTATTTTTCTTAAAAAGCCAACGCGGATTAGTACGTTAATGATGGTAATGACACTTTGTTTGATGGTTTATAGTATTGCGCAATACTATCTACGTAAGGAGTTAGTATCCAGTAATGAGACTATTTTATCTCAAAGTGGGTATGCTACTAATCGCCCATCGATGCAATGGGTTTACAGATTGTTTCATGGGATTCATGTTATCTAA
- a CDS encoding sodium:solute symporter family transporter, which produces MVRHIDFMIIGLSLIGTLFIGIYYGRGIKTFQEYAVGNRKMSTSVIAISLIATIYGGSHLGVILDQNYRQGFEILIAHSILIVPMLYLFSRVTIPRMKEFEKHFSIAESMGSLYGSAARIITALLSILLAIAYLTTQIKVGFEMMSILFPKIISLQTYSTILLTLLVIAYASFGGARAVAITDVYQFLLFGLCFPLLIFVLLFSTEDLATGWQKLTALPQFNPNKMCTAHTLTSLLPGFIFRLLVMVIPAYIQRFYMASSVGQAAKVFNKITIAPCVIALLIFSVAAALHIHGDSIPSNQNVFHYILSLSYFPGMLGILVTAMLALLMSTADSHLHIASVLFTNDLWPFIARSTKLHNNCSLRMVRIASMGIGIISLLLVFHTSSIIQLMHKTYYFYWPTVSVPFIIACLGFRPRSLAVRIVMGLNIIVATYFIFYQKQAVTHNQIILSMIISAGSLFALHYLLPKCPHTGWVGIPDSSAWDLQNQITKRWWSTRMRRLKMLFTSSYRVSIFPTQERTFVAVGSYTIINAIIALCFIQRQYFLPYVYLYMAVMALGTILALYPALHTYQKGGTPLLHNLWPMLLFLLLFITPLQFAKLGHYSPMVCALLIASISLSIVLLSVEGSSMLLLCVLVIHKFLPPYINFVDLFWGSLKKASVIELMLTTALVSITLVGFLLYKYLRDKATAKLKIIELTRTYEQRISLEAIYSQAHWARLDATAGGTLLRAMGDTLQETADTLYKQDPSGIRSEITRFNKKLQKFSDCLAWRAQEERNLKLNKKSIQPIPLEPTILKVNQQILDLGEPLALLLRKQTPIAEIIVDPALLACLLLLNLWAISKSQPATDHIVTLTLAATTLQYGLATETEADLPSLILPALAFCFSTDTSLPNLKPSYRITEWNANTALPASEAQFYQLESKQIVEAHGGYVEIIESPTKVSCLYVFPLDGRKVMRFKTYDPADLVANALAETAESLAQEQELIALLTAQTTLKEELIEQTIAFIKKAHGLVRRKSGAPYYTHPMAVAKLLLEVTQDPDTILAGLLHDIVEDTPVTLPQLELMYGAKVAAIVDQVTHYNTNGYPWELDKVENKNILHQCRDTRVVQVKLADRLHNMRTLSVRKPSDQQRIAKETLAFYIPWGKNHKAPPQWLAEMQRICEEVLSS; this is translated from the coding sequence ATGGTAAGGCATATTGATTTTATGATTATAGGGTTATCCTTAATAGGCACGCTGTTTATTGGAATTTATTACGGTAGAGGTATCAAGACTTTTCAAGAGTATGCCGTAGGAAACAGAAAAATGTCTACCAGCGTAATTGCTATTTCCCTTATAGCTACTATATATGGCGGTTCACATCTGGGGGTTATCCTAGATCAGAACTATCGACAAGGCTTTGAAATACTTATTGCGCACTCTATTCTAATAGTTCCTATGCTCTATCTTTTTTCCAGGGTTACTATTCCAAGAATGAAAGAATTCGAGAAACATTTTTCTATAGCAGAATCTATGGGAAGCTTATATGGTTCAGCTGCTCGCATTATTACCGCCCTTCTTAGTATCCTATTAGCTATCGCCTATCTAACCACCCAGATTAAGGTTGGTTTTGAAATGATGTCCATTCTATTTCCTAAAATAATTTCCTTGCAAACTTATTCAACCATACTTTTAACCCTATTGGTTATCGCTTATGCTTCATTTGGAGGGGCGAGAGCGGTAGCCATAACCGATGTCTACCAATTTCTTCTTTTTGGGCTCTGTTTTCCTCTGCTCATTTTCGTTCTGCTATTTTCTACTGAAGATTTAGCAACAGGCTGGCAAAAACTTACTGCTCTACCTCAGTTTAACCCAAACAAGATGTGCACAGCGCATACCTTAACAAGTTTACTTCCTGGTTTTATATTTAGGCTTTTAGTTATGGTTATACCTGCCTACATTCAACGATTTTATATGGCTTCCTCCGTAGGGCAAGCTGCAAAAGTTTTTAACAAAATTACCATAGCTCCCTGTGTGATAGCTTTGCTTATTTTTAGTGTTGCAGCAGCTTTACATATACATGGAGATAGCATTCCATCCAATCAGAATGTCTTCCATTATATTCTTTCCCTTTCCTATTTCCCTGGTATGTTGGGTATATTGGTAACGGCTATGCTGGCATTGTTGATGTCTACCGCTGATTCTCACTTACATATTGCCTCTGTTTTATTTACGAATGATCTATGGCCTTTTATAGCTAGGTCTACCAAGTTGCACAACAATTGCTCCCTGCGCATGGTACGTATTGCCTCTATGGGTATAGGAATCATTAGCCTCCTGCTGGTATTCCATACGAGTAGTATTATTCAATTAATGCACAAAACGTACTACTTTTATTGGCCAACTGTATCGGTTCCCTTTATAATAGCTTGTTTGGGATTTAGGCCTAGATCCCTTGCTGTGCGCATAGTTATGGGTTTGAACATAATCGTAGCAACCTATTTTATTTTTTATCAAAAACAAGCTGTAACCCATAATCAAATCATCCTTTCAATGATTATAAGCGCAGGTAGCTTATTTGCCCTTCATTACCTGCTTCCCAAATGCCCCCATACCGGTTGGGTAGGTATCCCAGATAGCAGTGCCTGGGATTTACAAAACCAAATCACCAAACGCTGGTGGTCGACACGGATGCGACGGCTTAAAATGCTTTTTACAAGCTCCTATCGTGTAAGCATCTTTCCTACCCAAGAACGCACCTTTGTAGCAGTCGGCAGCTATACCATTATCAATGCCATTATCGCATTGTGCTTTATCCAAAGGCAGTATTTTCTTCCCTATGTATACCTCTATATGGCTGTGATGGCCTTGGGAACCATCCTAGCGCTCTACCCAGCCCTGCATACCTATCAAAAAGGCGGGACACCGCTATTGCATAACTTATGGCCTATGCTATTGTTTCTTCTGCTTTTTATAACGCCCCTCCAATTTGCTAAACTAGGACACTATAGCCCTATGGTTTGTGCGCTTCTTATAGCTAGCATAAGCTTATCTATTGTATTACTATCCGTGGAAGGCAGTAGTATGCTATTACTTTGTGTTTTAGTAATCCATAAATTTTTACCTCCTTATATAAATTTTGTTGATTTATTTTGGGGAAGCCTTAAGAAGGCTTCTGTAATAGAACTTATGTTAACAACAGCTCTTGTATCAATCACACTGGTAGGATTTCTCCTGTATAAATACCTACGAGACAAAGCAACTGCTAAACTTAAAATTATCGAACTTACTAGAACCTATGAACAAAGGATTTCCTTAGAAGCCATCTATAGCCAAGCGCATTGGGCTAGATTGGATGCCACTGCTGGGGGTACCCTTTTACGAGCAATGGGGGATACCTTACAAGAAACTGCTGACACGCTTTATAAGCAAGATCCGTCTGGTATACGAAGCGAAATAACGCGCTTTAACAAGAAACTACAAAAATTCAGCGATTGTCTGGCATGGAGAGCCCAAGAAGAACGGAACCTAAAACTTAATAAAAAATCTATTCAGCCCATCCCACTTGAACCAACTATCTTAAAAGTAAATCAGCAAATATTGGATTTGGGGGAACCGCTAGCGTTGCTATTGCGTAAACAAACACCCATAGCTGAAATTATAGTCGATCCCGCGTTATTGGCATGTTTGCTGCTGCTTAACCTATGGGCAATCAGCAAGAGCCAACCAGCTACCGATCATATCGTAACCTTAACCCTTGCCGCTACTACCTTGCAGTATGGTTTAGCAACAGAAACTGAGGCTGATCTCCCTTCCTTAATTTTACCTGCGCTGGCTTTCTGTTTTAGTACGGATACAAGCCTACCAAACCTAAAACCCAGCTATCGTATCACAGAATGGAACGCAAATACTGCCCTACCTGCTAGTGAAGCGCAATTTTATCAACTAGAAAGTAAACAAATCGTAGAAGCCCACGGGGGCTATGTGGAAATAATAGAAAGCCCAACAAAGGTAAGCTGCCTTTACGTATTCCCGCTGGACGGCCGTAAAGTTATGCGCTTTAAGACATATGATCCTGCTGATCTGGTAGCCAATGCCCTAGCTGAAACAGCAGAAAGCTTGGCGCAAGAGCAGGAGCTAATAGCCTTACTTACGGCACAAACTACGCTTAAGGAGGAGCTTATAGAGCAAACCATTGCCTTTATTAAAAAGGCCCATGGTTTAGTACGGCGCAAATCAGGGGCTCCCTACTATACCCATCCGATGGCAGTAGCCAAGCTGCTGTTGGAGGTTACCCAGGATCCCGACACCATCCTGGCAGGTTTACTGCATGATATCGTAGAAGATACGCCTGTTACGCTACCTCAGCTGGAGCTGATGTATGGCGCTAAGGTAGCTGCTATTGTCGATCAGGTTACCCATTATAATACCAATGGGTATCCGTGGGAATTAGATAAGGTAGAAAATAAAAATATACTTCATCAATGTAGGGATACACGTGTAGTACAAGTAAAGCTAGCGGATAGATTGCATAATATGCGTACGTTATCTGTCCGTAAGCCATCTGACCAACAACGTATAGCTAAAGAAACCTTAGCTTTTTATATACCGTGGGGGAAAAACCATAAGGCTCCTCCGCAATGGCTAGCAGAAATGCAGCGTATTTGTGAAGAGGTCCTTTCTAGTTAG
- a CDS encoding sodium:solute symporter family protein, protein MVRHIDFMIIGLSLIGTLFIGIYYGRGIKTFQEYAVGNRKMSTSVIAISLIATVYGGRILYEGLDDCYRQGFERFMRSSVVMAAILYLFCRLIMPRMKAFIGHLSIAESMGSLYGPAARIITALLGIVLSIALLTVQIKVFLEIITFLFPKVVPFQTYSTILLILLVIAYATFGGARAVAITDVYQFLLFGLCFPLLIFVLLFSTEDLAAGWQKLTAVPQYNLNKMCTGHTLTTLLTYFIFRHLLMLVPPYIQRFYMAASVGQATKVFSKMAIVPCVIYLLIFSVAAALHIRGDNIPSNQNVLHYILSLTYFPGMTGLLVTAMLALLMSTADSTLHVASVLFTHDLWPFVAKFTKPHNCSLRMVRIASMGIGMISLLLVFHTGSTLQLMHKVIYLYDPAVAVPFILACLGFRPRPLAVLLVMGLNILIATYLILYQKQAVSPNRVILSMVVSALSLFALHYLLPKRPRTGWVGIPDSSAWDLQNQITKRWWLERVQRLKILFTRSYRVSVFPTQERTFVAVGSYTIINSIIALCFIQRQYFLPYVYLYMAVMALGTILALYPALHAYQKGGTPLLHDLWPMLLFLLLFMAPLQFAKLGHYSPMVCALWVGSIGLGIVLLSLETGSILLAVALGIHQTIPPYTPCLTLAGWGLSIELVLAVMLVTAAVVGFVQYKYLRDKATAKLKIIELTRTYEQRISLEAIYSQAHWARLDAPAGGTLLRAMGDTLQETADTLYKQDSSGIRSEITRFNKKLQKFSDCLAWRAQEERNLKLNKKSIQPIPLEPTILKVNQQILDLGEPLALLLRKQTPIAEIIVDPALLACLLLLNLWAISKSQPATDHIVTLTLAATTLQYGLAAETEADLPSLTLPALAFCFSTDTSLPNLKPSYRITEWNANTALPASEAQFYQLESKQIVEAHGGYVEIIESPTKVSCLYVFPLDGRKVMRFKTYNPTDLVANTIAETVESLTQEQELIGLLTAQTTLKEELIQQTIAFIKKAHGLVRRKSGAPYYTHPMAVAKLLLEVTQDPDTILAGLLHDIVEDTPVTLPQLELMYGAKVAAIVDQVTHYNTNGYPWELDKVENKNILHQCRDTRVVQVKLADRLHNMRTLSVRKPSDQQRIAKETLAFYIPWGKNHKAPQQWLAEMQRICEGIIAKQLT, encoded by the coding sequence ATGGTAAGGCATATTGATTTTATGATTATAGGGTTATCCTTAATAGGCACGCTGTTTATTGGAATTTATTACGGTAGAGGTATCAAGACTTTTCAAGAGTATGCCGTAGGAAACAGAAAAATGTCTACCAGCGTAATTGCTATTTCCCTTATAGCTACTGTGTATGGTGGTAGAATCCTGTATGAAGGCCTAGATGATTGCTATCGACAAGGCTTCGAAAGATTTATGCGATCATCCGTTGTAATGGCCGCTATCCTCTATCTTTTTTGCAGGCTTATCATGCCAAGAATGAAGGCATTCATTGGGCATCTTTCTATAGCAGAATCTATGGGAAGCTTGTATGGGCCAGCCGCTCGCATCATTACCGCCCTACTTGGTATCGTTCTATCTATTGCTCTTTTAACAGTTCAGATCAAAGTTTTCCTTGAAATTATAACCTTTCTATTTCCTAAAGTAGTCCCCTTTCAAACCTATTCAACCATACTTTTAATCCTATTGGTTATAGCGTATGCTACATTTGGAGGAGCGAGAGCGGTAGCTATAACCGATGTCTACCAATTTCTCCTTTTTGGACTCTGTTTCCCTCTGCTCATTTTCGTTCTGCTATTTTCTACGGAAGATTTAGCAGCGGGCTGGCAAAAACTTACCGCTGTACCGCAGTATAATCTAAACAAAATGTGTACAGGGCATACCTTAACAACTTTATTAACTTATTTTATATTTAGGCATTTACTTATGCTTGTACCTCCCTACATACAACGGTTTTATATGGCTGCTTCTGTAGGGCAAGCTACAAAAGTTTTTAGCAAAATGGCCATAGTGCCCTGTGTGATATATTTGCTTATCTTCAGTGTTGCAGCAGCTTTACATATACGTGGGGATAACATTCCATCCAATCAGAACGTCCTCCACTATATACTTTCTCTTACCTATTTCCCTGGTATGACAGGCCTATTGGTAACGGCTATGCTAGCATTGTTGATGTCTACCGCTGATTCCACTTTGCATGTTGCCTCCGTTTTATTTACCCATGACCTATGGCCTTTTGTAGCCAAGTTTACCAAACCACACAATTGCTCCCTGCGCATGGTACGCATCGCCTCTATGGGTATAGGGATGATCAGTCTTCTGCTGGTATTCCATACGGGTAGCACGCTACAATTAATGCACAAAGTGATCTACCTTTATGACCCCGCTGTTGCAGTTCCTTTTATACTAGCTTGCTTGGGATTTAGGCCGAGACCCCTTGCTGTGTTACTAGTCATGGGTTTGAACATACTTATAGCAACCTATCTTATTTTGTATCAAAAGCAAGCTGTATCCCCTAATCGCGTTATCCTTTCAATGGTTGTAAGCGCATTAAGTTTGTTCGCCCTTCATTATCTGCTTCCCAAACGCCCCCGTACTGGATGGGTAGGTATCCCAGATAGCAGTGCCTGGGATTTACAAAACCAAATCACCAAACGCTGGTGGTTGGAACGGGTGCAACGGCTTAAAATACTTTTTACCAGGTCCTATCGTGTAAGTGTTTTCCCTACCCAAGAACGCACCTTTGTAGCAGTCGGCAGCTACACCATTATCAATTCCATTATTGCATTGTGCTTTATCCAAAGACAGTATTTCCTTCCCTATGTATACCTCTATATGGCTGTGATGGCCTTGGGAACCATCCTAGCGCTCTACCCAGCCCTGCATGCCTATCAAAAAGGAGGAACTCCGCTGCTGCATGATCTATGGCCTATGCTATTGTTCCTACTGCTTTTTATGGCGCCACTCCAATTTGCTAAACTAGGGCACTATAGTCCTATGGTTTGTGCATTGTGGGTTGGTAGTATAGGTTTAGGTATCGTTTTACTTTCGCTAGAAACAGGCAGTATCCTGTTAGCTGTAGCGTTAGGGATACATCAAACTATACCGCCTTATACGCCCTGTTTAACTTTAGCTGGTTGGGGACTTTCTATAGAACTTGTGCTAGCTGTAATGCTAGTAACCGCTGCTGTAGTAGGTTTTGTCCAGTACAAATACCTACGAGACAAAGCAACTGCTAAACTTAAAATTATCGAACTTACTAGAACCTATGAACAAAGGATTTCCTTAGAAGCCATCTATAGCCAAGCGCATTGGGCTAGATTGGATGCCCCTGCTGGGGGTACCCTTTTACGAGCAATGGGGGATACCTTGCAAGAAACTGCTGACACGCTTTATAAGCAAGATTCGTCTGGTATACGAAGCGAAATAACGCGCTTTAACAAGAAACTACAAAAATTTAGCGATTGTCTGGCATGGAGAGCCCAAGAAGAACGGAACCTAAAACTTAATAAAAAATCTATTCAGCCCATCCCACTTGAACCAACTATCTTAAAAGTAAATCAGCAAATATTGGATTTGGGGGAACCGCTAGCGTTGCTATTGCGTAAACAAACACCCATAGCTGAAATTATAGTCGATCCCGCGTTATTGGCATGTTTGCTGCTGCTCAACCTATGGGCAATCAGCAAGAGCCAACCAGCTACCGATCATATCGTAACCTTAACCCTTGCCGCTACTACCTTGCAGTATGGTTTGGCAGCAGAAACTGAGGCTGATCTTCCTTCCTTAACTTTACCTGCACTGGCTTTCTGTTTTAGTACGGATACAAGCCTACCAAACCTAAAACCCAGCTATCGTATCACAGAATGGAACGCAAATACTGCCCTACCTGCTAGTGAAGCGCAATTTTATCAACTAGAAAGTAAACAAATCGTAGAAGCCCACGGGGGCTATGTGGAAATAATAGAAAGCCCAACAAAGGTAAGCTGCCTTTACGTATTCCCGCTGGACGGCCGTAAGGTTATGCGTTTTAAAACGTATAATCCTACTGATCTGGTAGCTAATACGATAGCTGAAACAGTGGAAAGTTTAACGCAAGAGCAGGAATTGATAGGGTTACTTACGGCACAAACTACACTTAAGGAGGAGCTTATACAGCAAACCATTGCCTTTATTAAAAAGGCCCATGGTTTAGTACGGCGCAAATCAGGGGCTCCCTACTATACCCATCCGATGGCAGTAGCCAAGCTGCTATTGGAGGTTACCCAGGATCCCGACACCATCCTGGCAGGTTTACTGCATGATATCGTAGAAGATACGCCTGTTACGCTACCTCAGCTGGAGCTGATGTATGGCGCTAAGGTAGCTGCTATTGTCGATCAGGTTACCCATTACAATACCAATGGGTATCCGTGGGAATTAGATAAGGTAGAAAATAAAAATATACTTCATCAATGTAGGGATACACGTGTGGTACAAGTAAAGCTGGCAGATCGATTGCATAATATGCGTACGTTATCTGTCCGTAAGCCATCCGACCAACAGCGTATAGCTAAAGAAACCTTAGCTTTTTATATACCATGGGGGAAAAACCATAAGGCTCCCCAGCAATGGCTAGCAGAAATGCAGCGTATTTGTGAAGGGATTATTGCTAAGCAACTTACATAG
- a CDS encoding ABC transporter ATP-binding protein, with protein MILFRYILRTLYPFKRYLVALLVVLLIYSTNVFFKTQVIKNLVDYVANASATKDSIGRLIGHFMAALFIELLAFRLQEWCTLRYEPALQNHITTLTFQHTLKHSYRFFQSHFSGSLVANINNMATAIPTMVRIFLYDYVTNFLLILVSLITLWRVSSWCALLVVVWFLLTLFTSMLTTKYALNLANHTAKEEGKLLGYIGDIFSNIIVTRLFSAQPFTLKHLGRLQAAYCQSSQKYGWFTLKFYLFQSIGFQCYQSISILFLIYMHRKNLVTAGDFAMTLSMNLIVTEGLWKLFERMQEFNTLWGKVSQSVHVLLKEPEIQDRSGAIPLIVKSGSISFKEVTFSHSKTTKLFDKETIHIGAKQKVGLAGYSGSGKTTFFKLITRLFDVEQGAILIDGQNISSITQKSLYKAISVVPQECNLFHTTILENIRYGNPHASDSEVTEAAKRACAHEFIEELPYQYKTMVGEGGLNLSGGQRQRIAIARAILKDAPIVLLDEVTANLDVQTENRIYTSLKSLIEDKTALIITHHLDLLKDMDRILVFNKGKIVEDGMHKQLVAKRGLYNALWEMGERKS; from the coding sequence ATGATCCTTTTTAGATATATATTACGTACATTGTACCCCTTTAAGCGTTACTTAGTAGCATTGCTTGTGGTATTATTGATTTATAGCACCAATGTTTTTTTTAAAACCCAAGTTATAAAGAATTTGGTTGATTATGTTGCTAACGCATCAGCTACAAAAGACAGTATAGGGCGCCTTATAGGTCATTTTATGGCGGCACTATTCATTGAATTATTAGCTTTTCGTCTACAAGAGTGGTGTACCCTACGCTATGAGCCAGCACTGCAAAACCATATTACTACGCTAACTTTTCAGCATACTTTGAAACATTCGTATCGCTTTTTTCAGAGCCACTTTTCGGGTAGTTTGGTTGCAAATATTAATAATATGGCAACCGCTATTCCTACTATGGTTCGTATATTTTTATATGATTACGTGACTAATTTTTTATTGATCCTCGTTTCCCTTATAACTTTATGGCGTGTAAGTAGTTGGTGTGCACTTCTAGTTGTTGTATGGTTCTTGTTAACCCTCTTCACTTCCATGCTTACTACCAAGTATGCGCTTAATTTAGCAAATCATACCGCAAAAGAGGAAGGAAAACTATTGGGATATATAGGTGATATTTTCAGCAATATAATTGTTACGCGCTTATTTTCAGCTCAGCCATTTACCTTAAAACATTTGGGTAGGCTGCAGGCTGCCTATTGCCAATCTAGTCAAAAATATGGCTGGTTTACATTGAAATTCTATCTTTTTCAAAGTATAGGGTTTCAATGCTACCAATCCATATCTATCCTCTTTTTAATTTATATGCACCGTAAAAATCTGGTCACAGCAGGGGATTTTGCCATGACGCTGTCGATGAATCTTATCGTTACGGAGGGATTATGGAAATTATTTGAACGGATGCAAGAATTTAATACACTGTGGGGAAAAGTCAGTCAATCTGTGCATGTATTGTTAAAGGAGCCAGAAATCCAGGATAGATCTGGTGCCATCCCTCTAATTGTAAAATCAGGGAGTATCAGCTTTAAAGAGGTAACCTTTAGCCACTCAAAAACAACAAAATTATTTGATAAAGAGACTATACATATTGGAGCAAAGCAGAAAGTTGGCTTGGCAGGCTACTCAGGCAGTGGGAAAACAACTTTTTTTAAACTAATTACCAGGTTATTTGATGTAGAACAGGGTGCTATTCTTATCGATGGGCAGAATATAAGTAGCATAACCCAGAAAAGCCTATATAAAGCTATATCAGTAGTGCCTCAAGAATGTAATCTGTTCCACACTACTATCCTAGAGAATATCAGATATGGCAACCCACATGCTAGCGATAGCGAAGTTACAGAAGCTGCAAAAAGAGCTTGTGCCCATGAGTTTATTGAAGAGCTTCCTTATCAATATAAGACCATGGTTGGTGAAGGAGGGTTGAATTTATCGGGGGGACAAAGACAGCGTATCGCCATTGCACGAGCAATCCTTAAAGATGCACCCATCGTATTGCTGGATGAAGTAACTGCAAACCTTGATGTTCAGACGGAAAATAGAATATATACTTCTTTGAAATCACTTATAGAAGATAAAACCGCATTAATTATCACCCATCATCTCGATCTGTTGAAAGATATGGATCGCATTCTTGTTTTTAATAAAGGAAAAATAGTAGAAGATGGAATGCATAAGCAGCTTGTTGCAAAGAGAGGGCTATATAATGCATTGTGGGAAATGGGTGAAAGAAAGTCATAG